The following coding sequences lie in one Panicum virgatum strain AP13 chromosome 6N, P.virgatum_v5, whole genome shotgun sequence genomic window:
- the LOC120678545 gene encoding pyrophosphate--fructose 6-phosphate 1-phosphotransferase subunit alpha-like — MNVDFGAPKELAGGLQQRRALYQPRLPPCLQGPTVRAEYGDATTTIDPSCANVVAQAFPNTFGQPLVSFVAPADAAAAAAAAEERPAIRVGVVFSGRQSPGGHNVVWGLHDALKAYNPQSVLYGFVGGTEGLFANKTLEITDDVLTSYKNQGGFDLLGRSIDQIRTTKQVKSAMATCRSLNLDGLVIIGGVTSNSDAAQLAEILIQNNCKTKVVGVPVSLNGDLKNQFVETTVGFDTVCKVNSQLVSNVCLDAISAGKYYYFVRLMGRKASHVAFECALQSHPNMLILGEEVALSKLTLMEIINKICDGVQARAELGKYHGVLVIPEGLIESIPEMYALIQEINILHNNNVPVAEMSLQLSPWAAALFQFLPPFIRRELLLHQESDNSAQLSQIDTEQLLAHLVETEMIKRTKEGRYKGRKFSSVCHFFGYQARGSIPSNFDCDYAYALGRISLHMIAAGLTGYMATVANLKDPVDKWRCAAAPLTAMMIVKRHLRGPGAIPIGRPSIHPSPIDLKGKAYELLREKASSFLLDDFYRTPGGIQFEGPGSDAKPITLTIENQDYMGDIEILKDCLSKVRTMVKPGCSREILKVAISSMLSVTDVLTVMSHPLNAELPLYHFK; from the exons atgaacGTCGACTTCGGCGCGCCCAAGGAGCTCGCGGGGGGCCTGCAGCAGCGCAGGGCCCTCTACCAGCCCCGCCTCCCGCCGTGCCTCCAG GGCCCGACGGTGCGGGCGGAGTACGGCGACGCGACCACCACCATCGACCCCAGCTGCGCTAACGTCGTCGCGCAGGCCTTCCCGAACACCTTCGGCCAGCCGCTCGTCAGCTTCGTCGCgccggccgacgccgccgccgccgcggccgccgcggaggagcGCCCTGCGATCAG GGTGGGCGTGGTGTTCTCCGGGAGGCAGTCGCCGGGAGGGCACAACGTCGTCTGGGGTCTGCATGACGCTCTCAAAGCCTACAATCCTCAGAGCGTGCTCTATGGATTTGTTG GTGGCACAGAGGGGCTGTTTGCAAACAAGACACTGGAGATCACTGACGATGTTCTTACTTCCTACAAGAACCAAG GTGGTTTCGATTTGCTCGGCAGGAGTATCGATCAGATCCGCACAACTAAGCAAGTCAAATCTGCAATGGCAACATGCCGCAGTCTGAACTTGGATGGGCTGGTCATCATTGGAG GAGTGACCTCCAATTCAGATGCTGCACAGCTTGCAGAGATCCTTATCCAAAATAACTGTAAGACCAAG GTTGTTGGTGTGccagtttcattgaatggtgaTCTCAAGAACCAGTTTGTTGAAACAACCGTTGGATTTGATACAGTTTGCAAG GTAAATTCACAGCTTGTAAGcaatgtttgcctcgatgcaATCTCAGCTGGAAAG TACTATTATTTCGTTCGTCTGATGGGACGAAAAGCATCCCATGTTGCCTTCGAATGTGCACTTCAGTCACACCCAAACATG CTCATCTTAGGAGAGGAGGTGGCATTGTCAAAACTCACTCTAATGGAGATTATAAACAAGATATGTGATGGAGTGCAAGCAAGAGCAGAATTAG GGAAATACCATGGTGTGCTAGTTATTCCAGAAGGACTAATAGAAAGCATTCCAGAAATGTATGCTCTCATTCAG GAAATCAATATCCTTCACAACAATAATGTTCCTGTGGCTGAGATGTCATTGCAATTGTCTCCATGGGCAGCTGCTCTGTTCCAGTTCCTGCCACCCTTCATCAGAAGAGAG CTTCTTCTCCACCAAGAATCAGATAACTCTGCACAGTTGTCCCAG ATTGACACAGAGCAACTATTAGCTCACTTAGTGGAAACAGAAATGATAAAGAGAACA AAAGAAGGTAGATACAAGGGAAGGAAGTTCAGTTCCGTCTGTCATTTCTTCGGATATCAGGCTCGAGGATCAATACCATCAAATTTTGACTGCGACTATGCTTAT GCTCTTGGACGTATCTCCCTGCATATGATTGCAGCTGGATTGACTGGGTACATGGCAACTGTGGCTAATCTAAAGGACCCTGTAGACAAATGGAGATGTGCTGCTGCTCCTTTAACT GCGATGATGATTGTCAAGAGGCATTTACGTGGCCCTGGAGCAATCCCTATAGGAAGGCCTTCCATCCATCCTTCTCCGATTGACCTGAAAGGGAAGGCTTATGA GTTACTGCGAGAGAAGGCTTCAAGCTTCCTCCTGGatgacttctaccgaacccctGGAGGCATTCAGTTCGAAGGGCCTGGTTCAGATGCAAAACCCATCACACTTACCATTGAGAACCAGGACTACATGGGTGATATTGAGATTCTGAAAGACTGTCTCAGCAAG GTGAGGACCATGGTGAAGCCAGGGTGCTCCCGGGAGATCCTCAAGGTGGCAATTAGTTCCATGTTGTCGGTGACGGACGTGCTGACGGTGATGTCCCACCCCCTCAACGCTGAGCTGCCTCTCTACCATTTCAAGTGA
- the LOC120678546 gene encoding probable 4-coumarate--CoA ligase 3, with product MGSVDESAAAEVVFRSKLPDIEINNSQPLHAYCFGKMPEVAGRPCLIDGQTGASYTYAEVESLSRRAAAGLRRMGVGKGDVVMSLLRNCPEFAFAFLGAARLGAATTTANPFYTPHEIHRQAEAAGAKLIVTEACAVDKVREFAAARGIPVVTVDGRFDGCAEFVEVIAAEELEADADIHPDDVVALPYSSGTTGLPKGVMLTHRSLITSVAQQVDGENPNLNFRTDDVVLCLLPLFHIYSLNSVLLAGLRAGCAIVIMRKFDLGALVDLVRAHGITIAPFVPPIVVEIAKSPRVTAADLASIRMVMSGAAPMGKDLQDAFMAKIPNAVLGQGYGMTEAGPVLAMCLAFAKEPFQVKSGSCGTVVRNAELKIVDPDTGAALGRNQPGEICIRGEQIMKGYLNDPESTKNTIDKDGWLHTGDIGYVDDDDEIFIVDRLKEIIKYKGFQVPPAELEALLITHPEIKDAAVVSMKDDLTGEIPVAFIVRTEGSQLTEDEIKQFVAKEVVFYKKIHKVFFTDSIPKNPSGKILRKDLRARLAAGVH from the exons ATGGGTTCCGTGGacgagtcggcggcggcggaggtggtgtTCCGGTCGAAGCTGCCGGACATCGAGATCAACAACAGCCAGCCGCTGCACGCGTACTGCTTCGGCAAGATGCCCGAGGTGGCGGGGCGGCCCTGCCTGATCGACGGGCAGACCGGCGCGTCCTACACCTACGCGGAGGTGGAGTCGCTGtcgcggcgcgccgcggcggggctcCGGCGGATGGGCGTGGGCAAGGGCGACGTGGTGATGAGCCTGCTCCGCAACTGCCCCGAGTTCGCCTTCGCGTTCctgggcgcggcgcggctgggcgccgccaccaccacggcgAACCCGTTCTACACGCCGCACGAGATCCACCggcaggcggaggcggccggcgccAAGCTCATCGTCACCGAGGCCTGCGCCGTGGACAAGGTGCGGGAGTTCGCGGCCGCGCGGGGCATCCCCGTGGTCACCGTGGACGGACGCTTCGACGGGTGTGCCGAGTTCGTCGAGGTCATCGCGGCGGAGGAGCTGGAGGCCGACGCCGACATCCACCCCGACGACGTCGTCGCGCTGCCCTACTCCTCCGGAACCACCGGCCTCCCGAAGGGCGTCATGCTCACACACCGCAGCCTCATCACCAGTGTCGCGCAGCAG GTTGACGGCGAGAACCCGAACCTGAACTTCCGCACGGACGACGTGGTGCTGTGCCTGCTGCCGCTGTTCCACATCTACTCGCTCAACTCGGTGCTCCTGGCGGGGCTCCGCGCCGGCTGCGCCATCGTGATCATGCGCAAGTTCGACCTGGGCGCGCTCGTGGACCTGGTGCGCGCGCACGGCATCACCATCGCGCCCTTCGTGCCGCCCATCGTGGTGGAGATCGCCAAGAGCCCCCGGgtcaccgccgccgacctcgcctCCATCCGCATGGTCATGTCTGGCGCCGCGCCCATGGGCAAGGACCTCCAGGACGCCTTCATGGCCAAGATCCCCAACGCCGTGCTCGGCCAGGGCTACGGGATGACGGAGGCCGGGCCCGTGCTGGCCATGTGCCTGGCCTTCGCCAAGGAGCCGTTCCAGGTCAAGTCCGGGTCGTGCGGCACCGTGGTGCGCAACGCCGAGCTCAAGATCGTCGAccccgacaccggcgccgccctggGCCGGAACCAGCCCGGCGAGATCTGCATCCGCGGCGAGCAGATCATGAAAG GTTACCTGAACGACCCCGAGTCCACGAAGAACACCATCGACAAGGACGGCTGGCTGCACACCGGGGACATCGGCTAcgttgacgacgacgacgagatcTTCATCGTCGACAGGCTCAAGGAGATCATCAAGTACAAGGGGTTCCAGGTACCGCCTGCGGAGCTTGAGGCCCTCCTCATCACGCACCCGGAGATCAAGGACGCCGCCGTCGTATC AATGAAGGATGATCTCACCGGTGAAATCCCGGTCGCCTTCATCGTGCGGACAGAAGGGTCTCAACTCACCGAGGATGAGATCAAGCAATTTGTTGCCAAGGAG GTGGTTTTCTACAAGAAGATCCACAAGGTCTTTTTCACCGACTCCATCCCCAAGAACCCTTCAGGCAAGATCCTAAGGAAGGACTTGAGAGCCAGGCTCGCCGCAGGCGTCCACTGA